CACTTTTGGATTGGAACTTTAGGAATTATATTATATGCTCTTCCTATGTATGTTGCCGGTTTCTTACAAGCCTCTATGTGGAAACAGTTTAATCCAGACGGGACTTTAACCTATGGAAACTTCTTAGAAACAGTGACTCAAATTATGCCAATGTATTGGATGAGAGCTGTTGGAGGAACCATGTATCTTACCGGAATGCTAGTGTTAGTCTATAACATTATTCAAACAGTAAGAGCGGGTCAATCTATCGAAGATGAATTGGCTGAAGCTCCAGAATTACAACCTATTAGCAGCGGAAGATTGAAAGGCGAAAAATTCCACCCTTGGTTAGAAAGAAAACCGATTCAATTGACCATTTTGGCTACCGTGGCGATTTTAATTGGAGGGATAATTCAAATCGTTCCTACGATAATGGTAAAATCAAATATTCCAACTATTACAAGTGTAAAACCTTATTCTCCATTGGAGCTAGAAGGTCGTGATTTATACATTCGTGAAGGATGTGTGGGTTGTCACTCCCAATCTGTTAGACCTTTCCGTAGTGAGGTAGAACGTTATGGACCGCAATCTAAAGCAGGAGAGTTTGTATACGATCATCCCTTCCTTTGGGGGTCAAAACGAACAGGTCCAGATTTGTTACGTGTAGGTGGGAAGTACAATGATAATTGGCATTTCAATCACTTTTGGAGTCCGCAAAGTATTTCGGCAGGGTCTATAATGCCAGCATACAAATGGTTGTTTGATAATGAGGCAATGGATGTATCCAAAACTCAAAAGAAAATGGAAGCCATGGTAACTTTAGGAGTTCCTTATTCTGCAGCACAAGTGGCTAATGCTCAAAAAGATTTAAGAGCACAAGCAATTTCAATTGAAGAAAGCTTGAAGAACGATCCTGACTTTGTGAAAAGTTATGAGGAAAGCAAGAAAAAAGCAGCAGCCAAAGGCGAAAAATTCGTTCCGATGAACGAAAGAGAAATCATTGCTTTGATTGCTTATATGCAACGATTGGGAACAGATATTAAAGTTAAAAAATAATTAGAAATTATGTTTGAACAAATAAAACACAATATGGAAACTATCGCGGGAGTTGCGATTTATCCCATTCTTTCGTTATTGATTTTCTTTTTATTCTTTGTTGGATTGGCATTATGGGTGTTCTCTTATAAAAAAGAGAAAATCGACGAGTTAAGTCAAATTCCTCTGAATGATAATCCTACAGTATAATTTTTAAACCTCTAAAAATGAAAAAAATAATCCCCGTATATGTAAGAGTACCCATTATTTTCTTTGCTGTTTTTGGCGCAATGGAATTTTTTATTGACTCTGGAGACCGACCTGCTTTTCTCAAGTTTCCAATGGTCTCTGTATTCCTATTTGTTTTTCTATTTCTATTAATTGCAATTGAAATTACTGTAAGTGCTATTGATAAAATTACCTATCAATTATTGACTGAAGAACAAAAAGCGAAGTTGGAAGAAGTCGCACAAATAAGTTTTAAAGAAAGTCAATGGTATACTAAACTGGTAAAAGCATTGACGAAGTCTGAACCAATTGAAAATGAAGGGCAGCTTTTATTGGATCACGATTATGACGGAATCAAAGAACTAGACAATAATTTACCACCTTGGTGGATTTATTTATTCTATGCTTGTATTGGTTTTGCCGCGATTTATTTAGTTCGTTTTGAAATTCTTGGTGCCGATGATCAAGAAATGGAATTGAAAAAAGAAATGGCGCAGGCCAAAATTGAAGTGGCCGAGTACATGAAAACCGCTCCCGATTTAATGGATGAAAAAACGGTGACTTTATTAACGGATGCTCCTTCATTAGCAGAAGGTAAAACTATATTTACAACTAATTGTGCGGCTTGTCACAGGGCCGATGCTGGTGGTCAAATTGGACCTAACTTAACTGATGATCAATGGATTTTAGGTGGAGGAATTAAGAACTTATTTCACACCGTAACAAATGGTGGTCGTGATGGAAAAGGGATGATTGCTTGGAAAGGAACTTTGAAACCTAAAGAAATTCAGAAAGTAACGAGTTATATTATTTCTTTAAAAGGAAGTAATCCTAAAGATCCAAAAGCTCCTGAAGGAGAGGTTTGGGTTGAGGAAGCTACAGCAACACCTGCAAAATAAGCCAACTAACTAAAAGACCAATTTCCAATTCGAAATTGGTTTTTTAAAATTACAATACCATGTCAAATAGACAAGACGAATCATTTAGAGATAGCATTGGTACCATTGATGAAACCGGACACAGAAAATTTATTTTTCCTAAAAAACCTTCCGGGAAATTGTATGAATACCGTAAAATAGTTAGTTATTTCTTATTGGCTATTTTGATTGCCAATCCATTTCTGAAAATTAACGGGAATCAATTCATGATGTTCAATGTATTGGAGCGTCGTTTTAATATTTTTGGATTTCCATTTTGGCCTCAAGATTTTTACTTGTTTGTTTTGTTTATGATTTTGGGAGTGGTATTCGTCATTCTCTTTACGGTTATTTTTGGGCGAATATTTTGTGGATGGATTTGTCCGCAAACTATTTTTCTAGAAATGGTTTTCCGCCGAATTGAATATTGGATAGAAGGAGACAGAGGGGCTCAAATTCGATTAGCCAAACAAGAATGGAATGCTGAAAAAATTAGAAAAAAAGGATTGAAATGGTTCGTGTTTTTAATTATTTCTTTTTTCATTGCCAATGTATTTTTAGCCTATTTAATTAGCAGTGATGAACTATTTAAAATGATCGAAGAGGGGCCTGAAAGTCATCAAAGTACTTTGATCGCTTTGTTGATTTTTACCGGAGTTTTCTATTTTGTATTCGTTTGGTTTAGAGAACAAGTGTGTATCATTGCTTGTCCGTATGGTAGGTTGCAAGGGGTGCTTTTGGATAACAAATCGATTAATGTAGCCTACGATTTTGTTCGTGGTGAAAAAGAAGTAGGTAGAGCTAAATTAAATAAAAATGAAGATCGTGCCACTTCGGGAAAAGGAGATTGTATTGATTGTCATCAATGTGTACAGGTATGCCCCACCGGAATTGATATTCGCAACGGAACGCAATTAGAATGCGTCAACTGTACCGCTTGTATCGATGAATGCGATACGATTATGGAAAGTGTTGGTTTACCAAAAGGATTGATTCGCTATGCTTCAGAAGACGAAATAGAAAAGAAATCGAAATTTCAGTTTACAGCCAGAATGAAAGGTTATACTGCGGTTTTGGTTATTTTGATCGGAGTTTTAACAGGGCTTTTGTTTTTAAGAACCGATGTAGAGGCTTCTATTTTACGTTTGCCTGGACAATTGTACCAACACAAAGG
This sequence is a window from Flavobacterium ammoniigenes. Protein-coding genes within it:
- a CDS encoding CcoQ/FixQ family Cbb3-type cytochrome c oxidase assembly chaperone; protein product: MFEQIKHNMETIAGVAIYPILSLLIFFLFFVGLALWVFSYKKEKIDELSQIPLNDNPTV
- a CDS encoding cbb3-type cytochrome c oxidase N-terminal domain-containing protein codes for the protein MKKIIPVYVRVPIIFFAVFGAMEFFIDSGDRPAFLKFPMVSVFLFVFLFLLIAIEITVSAIDKITYQLLTEEQKAKLEEVAQISFKESQWYTKLVKALTKSEPIENEGQLLLDHDYDGIKELDNNLPPWWIYLFYACIGFAAIYLVRFEILGADDQEMELKKEMAQAKIEVAEYMKTAPDLMDEKTVTLLTDAPSLAEGKTIFTTNCAACHRADAGGQIGPNLTDDQWILGGGIKNLFHTVTNGGRDGKGMIAWKGTLKPKEIQKVTSYIISLKGSNPKDPKAPEGEVWVEEATATPAK
- the ccoG gene encoding cytochrome c oxidase accessory protein CcoG, with the protein product MSNRQDESFRDSIGTIDETGHRKFIFPKKPSGKLYEYRKIVSYFLLAILIANPFLKINGNQFMMFNVLERRFNIFGFPFWPQDFYLFVLFMILGVVFVILFTVIFGRIFCGWICPQTIFLEMVFRRIEYWIEGDRGAQIRLAKQEWNAEKIRKKGLKWFVFLIISFFIANVFLAYLISSDELFKMIEEGPESHQSTLIALLIFTGVFYFVFVWFREQVCIIACPYGRLQGVLLDNKSINVAYDFVRGEKEVGRAKLNKNEDRATSGKGDCIDCHQCVQVCPTGIDIRNGTQLECVNCTACIDECDTIMESVGLPKGLIRYASEDEIEKKSKFQFTARMKGYTAVLVILIGVLTGLLFLRTDVEASILRLPGQLYQHKGDNISNVYTFKIINKTNDEFKDIHFKLVGIKGTLNVVGHQDFKVPKQGMNSGTLFIEINQFLLETDKTKLEIDVYNGNEKIETATTNFLSPRSFD